A genomic window from Acidobacteriota bacterium includes:
- a CDS encoding ABC transporter permease, whose protein sequence is MNYWMILKISLKALNRNKVRSALTMLGIIIGVSAVIAMVSLGEGARRQIQEEIASLGDSTVWVRAGSRRSWGVRSASGTMNTLKAADFDAMLNECPAVKAVSPSARSMAQVVFGNQNWNTRIEGYNELYPDMRNWTIAQGSFFDDSQVKAAARVAVLGNTVWQELFAGSDPVGQTIRVKNLSFQVIGTFKAKGYNSWGRDQDDVIIVPYTTVQKKFLGGALHVESGLVQAVNSRATYAAEEQIRALLRQRHRLGPFQDDDFMIRNLSEIGEAAEATNRMMGGLLAVIASVSLLVGGIGIMNIMLVAVSERTREIGIRMAIGARPSHVRIQFLSESIGLCLLGGILGLLLGVAVSVGIPLWLGWPTVISINSVIISILFSAAIGIFFGYYPAHKAAALDPIEALRYE, encoded by the coding sequence ATGAACTACTGGATGATCCTGAAGATTTCCCTGAAGGCCCTGAACCGCAACAAGGTTCGTTCGGCCCTGACCATGCTGGGAATCATCATCGGCGTGTCGGCGGTCATTGCAATGGTGAGTCTGGGTGAGGGCGCACGGCGGCAGATTCAGGAAGAAATCGCCAGCCTGGGGGACAGCACCGTGTGGGTGAGGGCCGGCAGCCGCCGCTCTTGGGGTGTTCGCAGTGCCTCCGGAACCATGAATACCCTGAAAGCCGCGGATTTCGATGCCATGTTGAACGAATGTCCCGCCGTCAAGGCGGTCAGTCCCAGCGCCAGGTCGATGGCCCAGGTGGTATTTGGCAACCAGAACTGGAATACCCGAATCGAGGGATACAACGAACTGTATCCGGACATGCGGAATTGGACCATTGCGCAAGGCAGTTTCTTTGACGATTCCCAGGTCAAGGCGGCCGCCCGGGTGGCCGTGCTGGGCAACACCGTCTGGCAGGAGCTCTTTGCCGGCAGCGACCCCGTTGGACAAACCATTCGAGTCAAGAATCTCTCCTTTCAAGTCATCGGAACCTTCAAGGCAAAGGGATACAATTCCTGGGGCCGCGACCAGGACGACGTCATCATCGTTCCCTACACCACCGTCCAAAAGAAGTTTCTGGGGGGAGCGCTCCACGTGGAGTCAGGCCTGGTACAGGCAGTCAATTCCCGGGCCACCTACGCGGCCGAAGAGCAGATTCGTGCCCTGCTGCGCCAGCGGCACCGCCTGGGTCCCTTTCAGGACGACGACTTCATGATTCGCAACCTCAGCGAGATTGGAGAAGCGGCGGAAGCGACCAACCGGATGATGGGGGGATTGCTGGCGGTCATTGCCTCCGTGTCCCTGTTGGTGGGAGGGATCGGGATCATGAACATCATGTTGGTGGCGGTCTCGGAGCGCACCCGTGAGATCGGCATCCGCATGGCCATCGGGGCACGACCCAGCCATGTCCGCATCCAGTTCCTCTCGGAATCGATCGGCCTGTGCCTGCTGGGAGGGATCCTGGGCCTGCTGCTGGGAGTGGCGGTTTCCGTAGGCATCCCTCTATGGCTGGGCTGGCCCACCGTGATCTCCATCAATTCGGTCATCATTTCGATCCTTTTCTCAGCCGCCATCGGAATCTTCTTCGGCTACTATCCGGCCCACAAAGCGGCCGCGCTGGATCCCATCGAAGCGCTCCGCTACGAGTAG
- a CDS encoding DEAD/DEAH box helicase, which produces MKTGIPPRSPLPRGFHPYLAQWFRQHFAAPSPAQKKGWPPVMAGRDTLIAAPTGSGKTLAAFLWSLNRLVKAALSGKLEDRTYVVYVSPLKALGNDIHKNLQLPMEEIGCIAQKQGEGPLGIRVAVRSGDTPSSERQSMLRRPPHILITTPESLYILLTARGSRGYLRGAGTVIVDEIHAVAGDKRGSHLALSLERLDHLAGRRLQRIGLSATQKPVSAIARLLVGTAGLEPKGRVACSIVDIGHQRDLELSIAIPDLEFGPIASLELWEAVYERIAAESRAHRSTLVFVHTRRLAERVAHKLSQRLGEDQVATHHGSLSKESRLAAEQRLKSGAISVVVATASLELGIDIGHVDLVCHVGAPRSIASLLQRIGRSGHGLDTVPKGLLFPLTRDELLQTAAAVRAVRAGELDRVHIPEKPLDILAQQMVATVAGGEIAEEKLWTLCRRAYPYRDLTPEEFAEVVEILSEGISTRRGRGSAYLHRDGVHRRLRPRRNAALSAITSGGAIPDTADYDVIQEPEGIFVGRVNEDFAIESMAGDIFLLGNQSWRIRRVEAGKLRVEDAQGAPPTIPFWVGEAPARTAELSEAVSELRRKLAELLDRETDSAIEWLSRECGMDRSGAEQLVSYITQTRAALGEVPTQHTIVAERFFDESGGMQLVLHTPFGGRINRAWGLALRKRFCVSFNFELQAAATDDGVVISLGEQHSFPLQSVSSMVRSDRTEKDLIQGVLASPMFGNRWRWNATRFLALLRFQQGRRVPMPIQRMRAEDLLAAVFPAQLACQDNAPGPVEPVDHPLVNQTLHDCLHEPLDLEGFLEVLGRLEAGEIRFLGRDTPAPSPMSHEILNANPYAFLDDAPLEERRARAVSLRRMETDAIQADSLLDAEVVERVVAELWPDIRDREELHDLLLNLVVLPSEAVGRWREFMNDLIESNRAAPVFWVNPAGFRQQAYVAAERLSWLKRLVPETQADPSFERRARDCETGSPFLPSASSTTSRLPGTSEEIAAFLVREWLECLGPATAAELADRLGLPRSMVQLALVTLEAGGSILRGRFRAGPGLPAPAGSPSSVVTSTSGVASEKGLHSADEPGPDTEWCERRILARIHRLTIGRLRREIEPASTTEFIRFLLHWQHLEPGTQLHGREGLLKVLQQLQGLELPAPAWERDILPKRIAGYRPEDLEALCLSGTVAWGRLRFSPPPAFDPEDPSAKNSHARTKPGRSAPLAFFTRQDSTWLLDSRPLSLEGIPGLSPVAVEVANALRQWGACFLSDISRSTGRLTAEVEDGLWELVSRGLVTGDGMAGLRVLLLPNQKRRGPEHRLRVIRGGNAPGRLLPLGRWSLLQPQHPHLSDHPPGEAPQPDASVSRMPPPHEDREEFATRMAHQLLHRYGIVIRELMTREPHAPRWRVLLSIYRRMEARGEIRGGRFVSGFVGEQFALPEAVDTLRALRRDRAPGSDTVLVPAADPLNLVGILTPGGRVSPFSHQWIAIREGLPIEVGELGEVLSRLQPKRSSGAEQGPTRSAPRSGDDTHRP; this is translated from the coding sequence TCGCTCGGGAGACACTCCCAGCAGCGAACGGCAGTCCATGCTCCGACGACCGCCCCATATTCTGATAACGACTCCCGAGTCACTCTACATTCTGCTCACGGCCAGAGGGAGTCGTGGCTACCTGAGGGGAGCCGGCACGGTAATCGTGGACGAAATCCATGCTGTGGCGGGCGACAAGCGCGGGTCTCACCTGGCCTTGTCCCTGGAACGCCTGGACCATCTGGCCGGCCGGCGCCTGCAGAGGATCGGGCTCAGCGCCACTCAGAAACCCGTTTCCGCCATTGCCCGCCTGCTGGTTGGCACTGCGGGCCTCGAGCCCAAGGGTCGGGTGGCCTGTTCCATCGTGGATATCGGCCACCAGCGTGATCTTGAGTTATCCATTGCCATTCCCGACCTGGAGTTTGGTCCCATCGCCAGTCTGGAGCTTTGGGAAGCCGTCTATGAGCGCATTGCCGCTGAATCACGGGCTCATCGGTCGACCCTGGTCTTTGTCCACACCCGCCGACTGGCGGAACGAGTCGCCCACAAGCTGAGCCAGCGCCTGGGAGAAGACCAGGTCGCCACCCACCACGGCAGCTTGTCCAAGGAGAGCCGCCTGGCGGCGGAACAGCGACTCAAGTCCGGCGCCATTTCGGTGGTGGTAGCCACGGCCTCGCTGGAACTGGGCATCGACATCGGTCACGTCGACCTCGTTTGCCATGTCGGGGCTCCCCGCTCCATTGCAAGCCTGCTGCAGAGAATCGGCCGCTCCGGGCACGGCCTGGACACCGTTCCCAAGGGCCTCCTCTTCCCTCTTACCCGGGATGAGCTGCTGCAGACCGCCGCAGCCGTGCGGGCTGTCCGCGCCGGAGAGTTGGATCGGGTCCACATCCCCGAAAAGCCTCTGGACATCCTGGCTCAGCAGATGGTGGCCACTGTCGCCGGCGGAGAGATTGCCGAGGAGAAACTTTGGACACTGTGCCGAAGGGCCTATCCCTATCGCGACCTGACCCCCGAGGAGTTTGCGGAGGTGGTGGAGATTCTCTCCGAAGGGATTTCGACCCGCCGTGGCCGTGGTTCGGCCTACCTTCACCGCGACGGAGTCCACCGCCGCCTGCGGCCTCGCAGGAACGCCGCCCTCTCCGCAATCACCAGTGGGGGAGCCATTCCCGATACGGCCGATTACGACGTCATCCAGGAACCTGAAGGCATCTTCGTGGGGCGGGTCAATGAGGATTTCGCGATTGAGAGCATGGCCGGAGACATCTTTCTGCTCGGGAACCAGTCCTGGCGCATCCGTCGGGTGGAAGCCGGCAAGCTCCGCGTGGAGGACGCTCAGGGCGCACCTCCCACCATTCCCTTCTGGGTGGGGGAAGCCCCGGCCCGCACGGCGGAACTGTCCGAAGCGGTCTCGGAACTCCGCCGCAAGCTGGCGGAACTGCTGGACCGTGAAACCGATTCAGCCATCGAGTGGTTGTCGCGGGAGTGTGGAATGGACCGGTCTGGAGCGGAACAACTGGTCTCCTATATCACCCAGACCCGGGCCGCCCTGGGAGAGGTTCCCACCCAGCACACCATAGTGGCCGAGCGCTTTTTCGACGAATCGGGGGGCATGCAGCTGGTGCTGCACACTCCGTTTGGAGGCCGCATCAATCGGGCCTGGGGACTGGCCCTGAGAAAGCGATTTTGCGTCTCCTTCAATTTTGAGCTGCAGGCGGCAGCCACCGACGACGGGGTGGTGATTTCCCTGGGAGAACAGCACAGCTTTCCCCTGCAAAGCGTGTCCTCCATGGTGCGATCCGATCGAACCGAAAAAGACCTGATCCAGGGGGTGCTGGCCTCTCCCATGTTCGGAAATCGCTGGCGCTGGAACGCCACCCGCTTCCTGGCGCTGCTGCGGTTCCAGCAGGGACGCCGGGTGCCGATGCCGATTCAGAGGATGCGGGCGGAGGATCTGCTGGCCGCCGTTTTCCCGGCCCAGTTGGCCTGTCAGGACAACGCCCCCGGTCCAGTGGAGCCGGTGGACCATCCTCTGGTGAACCAGACGTTGCACGATTGCCTGCACGAGCCGCTGGACCTGGAAGGATTTCTGGAGGTCCTTGGCCGCCTCGAGGCGGGAGAGATCCGCTTCCTGGGGCGTGACACACCCGCCCCCTCACCCATGTCTCACGAGATCCTCAACGCCAATCCCTATGCCTTCCTGGATGACGCTCCCCTGGAGGAACGACGGGCGCGGGCGGTCTCCCTGCGGCGGATGGAGACCGACGCCATCCAGGCCGATTCCCTCCTGGACGCCGAGGTGGTTGAGCGGGTGGTAGCGGAATTGTGGCCGGATATCAGGGACCGGGAAGAACTGCACGACCTGCTCCTCAACTTGGTCGTTCTGCCATCCGAAGCGGTTGGCCGCTGGCGGGAATTCATGAACGATCTGATCGAATCCAATCGCGCGGCGCCGGTTTTCTGGGTCAATCCGGCAGGATTCCGCCAGCAAGCCTACGTGGCCGCCGAGAGACTGTCCTGGTTGAAGCGCCTGGTTCCCGAAACCCAGGCAGACCCCTCCTTCGAGCGCCGAGCCCGGGATTGCGAAACCGGCTCGCCTTTTCTGCCGTCGGCATCTTCGACCACGAGCAGACTCCCCGGAACTTCCGAGGAGATCGCCGCCTTCCTGGTGCGCGAGTGGCTTGAATGCCTGGGACCGGCCACGGCTGCAGAGCTGGCCGACCGACTCGGCCTGCCCCGCTCCATGGTCCAACTCGCCCTGGTGACCCTGGAGGCCGGCGGCTCCATTCTGCGGGGCCGCTTCCGTGCCGGGCCCGGTCTGCCCGCACCGGCAGGATCCCCCTCCTCGGTGGTCACTTCGACTTCAGGCGTCGCAAGTGAGAAAGGCCTCCACTCGGCCGACGAACCGGGTCCCGACACGGAGTGGTGCGAACGGCGGATCCTGGCAAGGATCCACCGCCTGACGATCGGTCGGTTGCGCCGGGAAATCGAGCCGGCCAGCACCACCGAATTCATCCGCTTCCTGCTGCATTGGCAGCACCTGGAGCCCGGGACTCAACTCCATGGCCGGGAGGGCCTGCTGAAGGTGTTGCAGCAACTGCAGGGGCTGGAGCTTCCGGCGCCGGCCTGGGAGCGCGACATATTGCCCAAGCGAATAGCCGGCTATCGACCCGAGGACCTGGAAGCCCTGTGTCTTTCCGGCACCGTCGCCTGGGGCCGGCTGCGGTTCTCTCCACCCCCCGCATTCGACCCGGAGGATCCTTCAGCCAAAAACAGCCACGCTCGAACCAAGCCCGGCCGCTCGGCTCCTCTGGCCTTTTTCACCCGACAGGACTCCACCTGGTTGCTGGATTCGAGGCCCCTCTCCCTGGAGGGCATTCCGGGGTTGTCTCCCGTGGCCGTGGAGGTCGCCAACGCGCTGCGCCAATGGGGAGCCTGTTTCCTGTCGGACATTTCCAGGAGTACCGGAAGGCTGACCGCCGAGGTGGAGGATGGGCTGTGGGAGTTGGTGAGCCGCGGTCTGGTCACCGGAGACGGGATGGCCGGGCTGCGGGTCCTGTTGCTGCCGAACCAGAAGCGGCGCGGACCCGAGCACCGTTTGCGAGTCATTCGCGGAGGCAACGCCCCCGGCCGATTGCTGCCGCTGGGCCGGTGGTCTCTGTTGCAGCCGCAGCATCCCCATCTTTCGGACCATCCGCCCGGCGAAGCTCCCCAACCGGACGCGTCCGTCAGTCGGATGCCACCTCCCCACGAGGATCGTGAAGAATTCGCCACCCGGATGGCCCATCAGCTTCTGCACCGCTACGGCATCGTCATCCGGGAACTCATGACCCGCGAGCCTCACGCACCCCGATGGAGAGTCCTGCTGAGCATTTACCGGAGGATGGAGGCTCGGGGTGAAATTCGAGGAGGGCGGTTCGTGAGTGGCTTTGTGGGTGAACAGTTTGCCCTCCCGGAGGCAGTAGACACCCTGCGGGCGCTGCGGCGGGACCGGGCGCCAGGGAGCGACACCGTGCTGGTCCCCGCGGCAGACCCGCTGAACCTGGTGGGCATCCTCACGCCCGGAGGTCGAGTGTCGCCCTTCTCCCACCAGTGGATCGCCATCCGGGAGGGTCTACCGATTGAAGTAGGGGAGTTGGGAGAAGTGCTGAGCCGATTGCAGCCCAAGCGGTCTTCCGGCGCCGAGCAGGGACCGACCCGCTCAGCCCCTCGTTCCGGTGACGATACACATCGACCATGA
- a CDS encoding efflux RND transporter periplasmic adaptor subunit → MRLQRNLVLPVVGLVVLIAVVYLVWGGGDDDPAENYLKVAVERGDVRRTVTSTGTLQAVVTVQVGSQVSGRIQELHADFNSVVKNGQTLAIIDPANFEAQRDRAAASLATSEAAVKNAEANLINRKAELQSAEANLQVSRVDQQEAGRQLRRAKGLFEDGLIPERDLETAQAGHDQSAARLLQAEAQISQIKASIRSAGAQKEQALANVKQAKAELKMAQVNLYYTNITSPIDGVVIERSVDIGQTVAASFQAPILFLIANDLAKMQVIAQIDEADIGAISEQAEVDFTVDAFPGQNFQGKISEIRLSSKLPGSSTDAQQAAGSTNVVVYNVMIDVDNPQLKLRPAMTATVTFTVASAEDVLKVANVALRYQPSDKTPEEVRAMLGGGPPGSGEDSAGAGSSEGGENPAGSSGRSGMDPERMRAMRARMAQGGGGRGFGGRGMDPERMRAIRARMAQRGGGGPFGGGGPGMRRGGPAGDGARTVIAPAIQTQYGINPGLKIRFPQAEKAKSRRGVLWVLDAEGQPEPRRVRFGITDGRDTAILGGNLEAGEEVITGEMESRARASSTSSPFGGLFGSRRRAPQRSQQSRRSGGR, encoded by the coding sequence ATGAGACTGCAACGTAATCTGGTTCTCCCTGTCGTCGGGCTGGTTGTCCTGATCGCCGTCGTTTATCTGGTCTGGGGTGGCGGGGACGACGATCCGGCCGAGAATTACCTGAAAGTGGCGGTGGAGCGCGGGGACGTCCGCAGGACCGTCACCTCGACCGGAACCCTGCAGGCGGTCGTCACCGTGCAGGTGGGCAGCCAGGTCTCCGGACGGATCCAGGAGCTGCACGCCGACTTCAACAGCGTGGTCAAGAACGGACAGACGTTGGCCATCATCGACCCGGCCAACTTCGAAGCCCAGCGGGACCGCGCCGCCGCCTCCCTGGCGACCTCGGAGGCCGCGGTGAAAAACGCGGAGGCCAATCTGATCAATCGCAAAGCCGAACTCCAGAGCGCCGAGGCCAATCTTCAGGTGTCGCGAGTCGACCAACAGGAAGCGGGCAGGCAGCTGCGAAGAGCCAAGGGACTGTTCGAGGACGGCCTCATCCCTGAACGGGACCTGGAAACGGCCCAGGCCGGCCATGATCAGTCCGCCGCGCGCCTGTTGCAGGCCGAAGCCCAGATCAGCCAGATCAAGGCCTCCATTCGATCGGCCGGGGCCCAAAAGGAACAGGCTCTGGCCAACGTCAAACAGGCCAAGGCCGAATTGAAGATGGCCCAGGTCAACCTCTATTACACCAACATCACTTCTCCCATCGACGGGGTGGTGATCGAACGCAGCGTGGATATCGGCCAGACGGTGGCGGCCAGCTTCCAGGCCCCCATTCTGTTCCTGATCGCCAACGACCTGGCCAAAATGCAGGTCATCGCTCAAATCGACGAGGCCGACATTGGAGCCATTTCCGAACAGGCCGAGGTCGATTTCACGGTCGACGCTTTCCCCGGACAGAACTTCCAGGGGAAAATTTCCGAAATCCGCCTCAGTTCCAAGCTTCCGGGTTCCAGCACCGACGCCCAGCAGGCGGCCGGATCCACCAACGTGGTCGTTTACAACGTCATGATCGACGTGGACAACCCCCAATTGAAGCTGCGGCCGGCCATGACGGCCACCGTCACCTTCACCGTGGCCAGCGCCGAGGACGTCCTGAAGGTGGCCAACGTGGCTCTGCGCTACCAGCCGTCGGACAAGACGCCCGAGGAGGTTCGGGCCATGCTTGGAGGTGGCCCGCCCGGATCGGGAGAGGACTCGGCAGGAGCTGGTTCTTCCGAAGGCGGTGAGAATCCGGCAGGGTCCAGCGGTCGGTCCGGCATGGACCCGGAGCGGATGCGAGCCATGAGGGCCCGGATGGCACAGGGAGGAGGAGGCCGCGGCTTCGGCGGACGCGGCATGGATCCGGAGCGGATGCGGGCCATTCGGGCTCGCATGGCTCAAAGGGGCGGAGGTGGACCCTTCGGAGGGGGCGGGCCCGGCATGCGTCGGGGAGGACCGGCTGGCGACGGCGCCAGGACGGTCATCGCACCTGCCATTCAGACCCAGTACGGCATCAATCCCGGTTTGAAGATCCGGTTCCCTCAGGCCGAAAAAGCGAAGTCTCGCCGGGGGGTGTTGTGGGTCCTCGATGCGGAGGGTCAACCCGAACCGCGCCGGGTCCGCTTCGGGATCACCGACGGCCGGGACACGGCGATTCTTGGAGGGAACCTGGAGGCAGGGGAAGAGGTCATCACCGGAGAGATGGAGAGCCGGGCCAGAGCCAGCAGTACCTCCTCCCCGTTCGGAGGGCTGTTCGGAAGCCGCAGACGAGCACCACAACGAAGTCAGCAAAGTCGACGCAGCGGGGGCCGCTAG
- a CDS encoding ABC transporter ATP-binding protein codes for MQHLINSLAEKTPSLDRNGAAVIALHEVWKIYDTGEIRVEALRGVSLEIARGEFVAIMGASGSGKSTMLNILGCLDRPTRGVYRLDGVDVSTFSPSQRADIRNQNIGFIFQTFNLLSRTSVWENVEAPMLYSGTSKADRAARIEEALEVVGIPEKAKALPNQLSGGQQQRVAAARALVNRPAILLADEPTGNLDSATSEEIMAFLQRLNSEQGITLVMVTHEQEVANYASRQIYMRDGQILRDEKT; via the coding sequence ATGCAACATCTCATCAACTCCCTGGCCGAAAAGACGCCTTCGCTGGACCGGAACGGGGCAGCCGTCATCGCCCTGCACGAGGTCTGGAAGATTTACGACACCGGAGAGATCCGGGTCGAGGCCCTGCGCGGGGTTTCCCTGGAGATTGCCCGTGGGGAGTTCGTAGCCATCATGGGGGCCTCGGGATCGGGCAAGTCAACCATGCTGAACATTCTGGGTTGTTTGGATCGTCCCACCCGCGGCGTCTACCGCCTGGATGGCGTGGACGTCTCCACCTTCTCCCCTTCCCAGAGAGCCGACATTCGCAACCAGAACATCGGATTCATCTTTCAGACCTTCAACCTGCTGAGCCGGACCTCGGTCTGGGAGAACGTGGAAGCCCCCATGCTCTATTCCGGGACATCCAAGGCGGACCGGGCCGCTCGCATCGAAGAGGCCCTGGAGGTGGTCGGAATACCCGAGAAAGCCAAGGCGCTTCCCAACCAGCTCTCGGGAGGACAGCAGCAGCGAGTGGCCGCGGCCCGGGCCCTGGTCAACCGCCCGGCCATCCTGCTGGCCGACGAACCCACGGGCAACCTGGACTCGGCGACCTCGGAAGAGATCATGGCCTTCCTCCAACGCTTGAACTCGGAACAAGGAATCACCCTGGTCATGGTGACCCATGAGCAGGAAGTCGCCAACTATGCATCACGCCAGATCTACATGCGAGACGGTCAGATCCTGAGGGATGAGAAGACCTGA